The DNA region agcagcaatttcaataaaaatattgctctgctcctgctactgctctgatttcgaagggctacgtagcatagcagagagcacaaacggaaaacgattgctcttctgctctgctccgtagtatacatcgtcggagcacagagcaatagcaagagcaaaaaattttcgatacgctattcgtagttgtagcaatagcacaagcattaaaagcgagatgagagcggagcaaacaaaataaatttttgtgctactgctacggagcatttccttttctgttgctctcgtagcaatttcgtagtcgctctcgtagcaacttcgtagtcgctctcatagtagatctgtactagaggtgggcatgggccgaaatgttacatccaacccaactcagcccatgggcttaaaatttcacccgcacccgaaagctaaaaaaaatttggacattcagatgaaactgtaattccacaaactagGAGCACAACAGTGGCATCACTCCAGAGTTGATCCTTGGACTTTCACCTTGCGAAACACATTGATGCTTATCGCCAAGCAACTGTGAATGTAAGCgccaaatccaagaaccataagcattggctgactcatgttacccagcgatcgtggccactgctaatattgcagatgcatccgctataccctcttgtccatgttaacttgcatgttggatttatccctgttgtgctcctagtttgtggaattacagtttcctctgaatgtccaaattttttttagctttcgggtgcgggtgaaattttaagcccatgggctgagttgggttggatgtaacatttcggcccatgcccacctctagtacagatctactatgagagcgactacgaagttgctacgagagcgactacgaaattgctacgagagcaacagaaaaggaaatgctccgtagcagtagcacaaaaatttattttgtttgctccgctctcatctcgcttttaatgcttgtgctattgctacaactacgaatagcgtatcgaaaattttttgctcttgctattgctctgtgctccgacgatgtatactacggagcagagcagaagagcaatcgttttccgtttgtgctctctgctatgctacgtagcctttcgaaatcagagcagtagcgggagcaaaaaaaaaaactccgacgtagcatagcattttcaatccctgcTTTGAACGTCATTTTACATATAAGGAAAAGCTTTTGTAAAGctaatattttacaaaattgttaattacaaGAAAAATGCTGCCACGATTACAAATTACCAGCATCATGTTAGAGAAAGATAGGGACCAATGAAACCTACATAAACCAAGATGATGAagataaaatattgaaataaaccaaaaataaacaaatattttctttttttttggctacgAAGAAATATTTCTAGCTTTTTTCAAAGGCTGATTTAGCGTTTTGATGCAACGAAATGTTGGCAGCACTGGCTCACATTAGTGGTGAGCGATACATGTAATTTTCAGTAATAATCGGCTGTTTCATTTTTCGAACTTTTGTCCGTAATCTGTGAATCTGGCAACACTGgttgtttttatttggaaTGGCTGAGAACCATCGAAGGCGCTTTCGCAATAAGAAACGCGATGATGCTCgtcaacaacagcagcaggagatGCTGGGTGCTCCAGTCACCATAGCCCGTCGTGATGATCCACGTGTTGGACTGCTGCAGCCCAGAATATTGCTGAAAAAGGATCAataccagcagcagcagcaacaacaacaacagcagttGGAGCGAGAAACGAAAGTCGGTACTAGCGCCAGCAGTAGCAGCGGTTACCAGGACACACACAGTTCCTTCAAAACATTCATCGTCAATCGCAGTCAGGATGCTAGAAACAGCAGTGAAAGGTGTCCAGCAACAACCGCCCCCTCAAACTCATCGGTGTGTGCGGCCCTGGTGAGCTCTAGTTCTGGTTCCTCCTCAGCCATCTCCATGGGCAAGGATAAAGCCAATGCGAATGGTCAGGACACCGCAACACCGATGCGTATGACACGACCAACACCCTTAACATTGGCCAATGGCGTGTTCAATGCCAATGCACGGAAATTATTTTACAAGACCAATACGGATTTCACTGTGATTGGCATTCTGGGGGCCCAAGGTGTAGGCAAATCCTCACTGCTCAATTTACTGTCATCGGACTATGGCATGGACTATGATTACTATCAGCGTTTGTTTTCTTCGGATGCTGATAATTGTACATTCCTAACTAGACACAAGAGCAAGTCCATCCATAAGAACATATTGCGGCCTCGCACAGAGAATTTGCAGTTTTTCATTACCAAAGAACGGTTTATCTTGTTGGATACTCCGCCCCTGATGAGCGCTGGCCCAAGCAACCAAAGTGGGCTAAAGGAAACCGACTATCATGATCTTCAATCACTTGCCACCATCTGCCATCTATTGAATGTCTGCCACATACTCATTATAGCCGTGGATGAGGTGAATCTCGAGCAATTTCATCTGATTAATGCAGCCCTACGCCTGCGTCCGCAATCACTTGGCAAAGGATTGGTTAAAGACTATCTGCCACATGTGCTATTTGTACGGACACGTGCCCAGCGGCAGCATTTTGAGCAAACTACACGTGAACGTCTGGATCAGCAACTAATTCAGCTATATTCCCAAACCGGATTGCATATATATCGTGGACGAGGCGAAACCCGTTGCCTTAATAGTCTAGTCATGCCGGAGATTAATGGCAATGGAGCCACGGTTTTTCATCCCAATCTTGGCGAGGTTGTGCGTCAGTTTCGTGAGCGTGTTTTGGGCACTACGCGATCGTCGGCCATGTGCCAGGGCAATGACTTTAGCGAGACCATGTGGTTTGAAATGCTAGCCGAAAGTTTTCGCAAGGGAACCCAGCACTTTGAGAAGATTTATGCGGATCTAAAGGTTCGCCATCTCGACGCATGGAAGCAGAGGCGCAATGACAGTTGGCGCAATTTCGGATGCGGCGATTGTTAACCGATTAAAGAGTGATTTatcaaaaaataacaatataaaCTAGATTTATTAGTCCTAGAGAAAGGAATATAATGCAATTGTTTTAAAAGAGATAaatgaaaagtatttaatgAATTTAGGTATAGATTCTACACCCAGAAGTGGAGCTTGTTTCATCATTCGACTGCATCTTCAGTCTGTGATTAAGTCTAGCCTGTCCCATGTGCCTTTAAAATAAACGTCCATGCGGAAAGTTTTTAGCGGAACATCGAAAGGAACTGCGAAGTAGTCAAAGAATTTAGGCTTGAACTTTGTTCAAGAAACTTGTatcaaaatttgatttaaaaatagaaaatgttttgtatatttatatatgtatgtattttgtatatatagagatatatataaacgTTGTTTTATTTGTGTAATTATTACTACTTCACAACAACTTATGCCATTTGGTCATTTGGAGATATATTTCtaatttaacaacaaatttatgtattttttctgttttttgtttttttttttttagatataGCCAAATATGTGGCAATAATTTCGAAAAATTTTATTCAGTacgttttaaaaaaaataattctcGAAAATCACCAAAATTTGTAATGGTCTATATCCAATGTGCCCTTTAATAATGGCATCTGTAGGTGGGTTAAGTTGGATATTTTTGGGATTGTTGTTTTCTTGGGCTGTGATGATGATTCCAATTCATATGTCATAATGTCACGTTTGCTTGGCTAAACCCCCCGACCCTTCAGTTTCAGTCAGCAAATCGTCTATAAGCTTGGGCTCAGCTATAGATTCTGGATCCGGATAGTCATCCTCCTGCATATCCTCGACGCTGTCAGCGTGCACAATGAGATCACGTGGCTCCCTTGATATCTGGGATTGCTTGCCTCTTTGCTGATCCATGGGATCTGGTTTGCGGCAAACCCAGAATAAGCTCTGATATTCGCTTTGCTTCATCGATGATGGATTTTGCGCATATTTGGTATGAATGCCTGTACGAGTGGATTCGATGACGAAACCGACACTCTCCATTATGATTAGCAAGTCCTCGTAGGTCGGTTCAATGCTATTCTGACCATTGACATCGCTATAGTGGTAGAGAAGTGGTCCCAAATTAACCCAAATGCCTCCCGGAACGAGAATTCTGTTggcaatgaaaatgaaaggtgtaatgaagatggaattataATGGGAATCATTCGACAACTTACCTATATATGGTGCGTATAAAATCGATCACATTGTTGGCACAATCAATAAAAAAGCATGTGGCCACACAATTGTAGGATTGCGGTGTTTTATAAACCTCTAAGAAATCACCGGCAGCCATCTCAATATTACCCTTGGGTGGATTCTTTAAAGGACATACATCTGGAAAGCGCACGGCAGCAACTTGATCTTCACGTTTCAATATATTAACATATTGATGAACCCAAGGATATAGAACATATTTGTTCTCATAGTCACAGCTAGGGAATAAATGCCAAATAATTTATGTggataacaaattaaattaactcAGACTTACAGATTTAAAACGAAATTGGAGGCAATAAGCATAAAGTAGGAGAACTCGTTGCCCTCACACGAGTAACCCAAACAAGCCAGTTCATAGGTCAGCCTACCCAGACCGGCTCCTGGCACCAAAATCTTTATCTCATTAAGTGCGCTAAGACACAATAATAGATTAGTTTTAATCGCTTGGATCACAGATACACGATTCACTCACTAGTCACTCGGTTTGTAGTACTCCACAATGCTGTCAATGATTGGCTTATACGATTGCTCACGCTCCAAAGCTCCATCAGCGCTCCAGTCGCGTGCGATTAACTTCAATGTTGATTGGgcctttaaaatttttagagGTTCTACATCAGCaagatcatcatcatcaagtATAACAATATTCTGTTTATAGATGTGATAGAAA from Drosophila willistoni isolate 14030-0811.24 chromosome XL unlocalized genomic scaffold, UCI_dwil_1.1 Seg141, whole genome shotgun sequence includes:
- the LOC6648436 gene encoding protein SMG9 → MAENHRRRFRNKKRDDARQQQQQEMLGAPVTIARRDDPRVGLLQPRILLKKDQYQQQQQQQQQQLERETKVGTSASSSSGYQDTHSSFKTFIVNRSQDARNSSERCPATTAPSNSSVCAALVSSSSGSSSAISMGKDKANANGQDTATPMRMTRPTPLTLANGVFNANARKLFYKTNTDFTVIGILGAQGVGKSSLLNLLSSDYGMDYDYYQRLFSSDADNCTFLTRHKSKSIHKNILRPRTENLQFFITKERFILLDTPPLMSAGPSNQSGLKETDYHDLQSLATICHLLNVCHILIIAVDEVNLEQFHLINAALRLRPQSLGKGLVKDYLPHVLFVRTRAQRQHFEQTTRERLDQQLIQLYSQTGLHIYRGRGETRCLNSLVMPEINGNGATVFHPNLGEVVRQFRERVLGTTRSSAMCQGNDFSETMWFEMLAESFRKGTQHFEKIYADLKVRHLDAWKQRRNDSWRNFGCGDC
- the LOC6648437 gene encoding carnosine N-methyltransferase isoform X2 codes for the protein MSNIRETMFPLHPKIDAELARAFNANDADEERHHIRKVQSAFLYYGTYASIRLNKSLDYLNSLSIDDQRLLSKYRMHLDCVRTSIERNQAVIKEILRERVLYPSGDASDPSDDEDEPPAHVRHGDMDQAQSTLKLIARDWSADGALEREQSYKPIIDSIVEYYKPSDYALNEIKILVPGAGLGRLTYELACLGYSCEGNEFSYFMLIASNFVLNLCDYENKYVLYPWVHQYVNILKREDQVAAVRFPDVCPLKNPPKGNIEMAAGDFLEVYKTPQSYNCVATCFFIDCANNVIDFIRTIYRILVPGGIWVNLGPLLYHYSDVNGQNSIEPTYEDLLIIMESVGFVIESTRTGIHTKYAQNPSSMKQSEYQSLFWVCRKPDPMDQQRGKQSQISREPRDLIVHADSVEDMQEDDYPDPESIAEPKLIDDLLTETEGSGGLAKQT
- the LOC6648437 gene encoding carnosine N-methyltransferase isoform X1, encoding MSNIRETMFPLHPKIDAELARAFNANDADEERHHIRKVQSAFLYYGTYASIRLNKSLDYLNSLSIDDQRLLSKYRMHLDCVRTSIERNQAVIKEILRERVLYPSGDASDPSDDEDEPPAHVRHGDMDQNIVILDDDDLADVEPLKILKAQSTLKLIARDWSADGALEREQSYKPIIDSIVEYYKPSDYALNEIKILVPGAGLGRLTYELACLGYSCEGNEFSYFMLIASNFVLNLCDYENKYVLYPWVHQYVNILKREDQVAAVRFPDVCPLKNPPKGNIEMAAGDFLEVYKTPQSYNCVATCFFIDCANNVIDFIRTIYRILVPGGIWVNLGPLLYHYSDVNGQNSIEPTYEDLLIIMESVGFVIESTRTGIHTKYAQNPSSMKQSEYQSLFWVCRKPDPMDQQRGKQSQISREPRDLIVHADSVEDMQEDDYPDPESIAEPKLIDDLLTETEGSGGLAKQT